From the Lathyrus oleraceus cultivar Zhongwan6 chromosome 4, CAAS_Psat_ZW6_1.0, whole genome shotgun sequence genome, one window contains:
- the LOC127076825 gene encoding ARM REPEAT PROTEIN INTERACTING WITH ABF2 isoform X2 gives MELQKRPDHNLPEKKGQKRKLEEESQQDSQISLPPTGDARDALISDVNQHVSILLSTFSWNDSDRASAKRATHALADLAKNEEVVNVIVEGGAVPALIKHLQPPPLPEHGAPKPFEHEVEKGSAFALGLLAVKPEHQQLIVDNGALKHLVDLLKRHNNGLTSRAINSLIRRAADAITNLAHENSSIKTRVRTEGGIPPLVHLLEFADTKVQRAAAGALRTLAFKNDENKNQIVECNSLPTLILMLRSEDAAIHYEAVGVIGNLVHSSPNIKKEVILAGALQPVIGLLSSCCSESQREAALLLGQFAATDSDCKRGAVRPLIEMLQSPDVQLREMSAFALGRLAQDTHNQAGIAHTGGLVPLLKLLDSKNGSLQHNAAFALYGLAENEDNVPDFIRVGGIKKLQDGEFIIQATKDCVSKTLKRLEEKIHGRVLNHLLYLIRVSEKAFQRRVALALAHLCSADDQRKIFIDHNGLELLIGLLGSSCPKQQLDGAVALCKLANKAMALSPIDAAPPSPTPQVYLGEQYVNNATLSDVTFLVEGKRFYAHRICLLASSDAFRAMFDGGYREKDARDIEIPNIRWEVFELMMRFIYTGSVDLTVEIAQDLLRAADQYLLEGLKRLCEYTIAQDVSLESVSNMYELSEAFNAISLRHTCILFILEHFDKLSATPGHTDLIQRTIPEIRNYFVKALTKGNSNIQA, from the exons ATGGAGCTTCAGAAGCGTCCAGATCATAACCTACCGGAGAAGAAAGGCCAGAAAAGGAAACTGGAGGAGGAATCTCAACAGGACTCACAGATCTCTCTTCCTCCCACCGGAGACGCACGCGACGCACTTATATCCGACGTCAACCAACACGTTTCAATTCTCCTTTCTACTTTTTCATGGAACGATTCCGATAGAGCTTCTGCTAAGCGCGCCACTCACGCCCTCGCCGATCTTGCCAAAAACG AGGAAGTTGTGAATGTGATTGTTGAAGGAGGCGCCGTTCCGGCTTTGATTAAGCATCTTCAACCGCCTCCTTTGCCTGAACACGGCGCGCCGAAGCCGTTTGAGCATGAGGTCGAGAAAGGGAGCGCATTCGCACTTGGACTTCTTGCAGTCAAG CCAGAACATCAACAACTCATTGTTGACAACGGTGCTTTGAAGCATCTTGTTGATCTTTTGAAGAGGCATAATAATGGCTTAACATCACGTGCCATTAATAGTCTCATTCGGAGGGCTGCAGATGCCATCACTAACCTTGCTCATGAGAACAGCAGTATTAAAACCCGTGTTAG GACGGAAGGTGGGATTCCACCATTAGTTCATTTGCTTGAATTTGCGGATACAAAAGTGCAAAGAGCAGCTGCTGGTGCATTACGGACCCTCGCTtttaaaaatgatgaaaataaGAATCAG ATTGTTGAATGCAATTCTCTTCCAACTCTGATTCTGATGCTTCGGTCAGAAGATGCTGCTATTCATTATGAAGCG GTTGGTGTGATCGGAAATCTGGTCCACTCCTCCCCCAATATAAAGAAAGAAGTTATTCTTGCTGGAGCCTTACAACCCGTTATTGGATTACTTAG CTCTTGTTGCTCTGAAAGCCAGAGGGAAGCAGCGTTGTTACTTGGACAGTTTGCAGCCACTGATTCAGACTGTAAG AGAGGTGCTGTTCGACCTCTGATAGAGATGCTTCAGTCTCCTGATGTTCAACTCAGAGAAATGTCTGCTTTTGCATTGGGGAGATTGGCACAG GACACACATAACCAAGCTGGTATTGCACATACTGGTGGCTTAGTGCCATTGCTGAAGCTTCTTGACTCAAAAAATGGGTCTTTGCAGCATAATGCTGCTTTTGCTCTTTATGGCCTTGCAGAGAACGAG GATAATGTGCCCGACTTTATTAGGGTAGGCGGAATTAAGAAACTCCAGGATGGAGAGTTCATTATTCAA GCAACTAAGGATTGTGTTTCTAAGACATTGAAAAGACTAGAAGAGAAGATTCATGGTCGT GTGCTGAACCATTTATTATATCTTATACGGGTTTCAGAAAAGGCATTCCAAAGACGAGTTGCTTTGGCTCTTGCCCATCTTTGTTCTGCAGACGACCAGAGAAAAATATTTATTGACCACAACG GACTGGAGTTGCTTATTGGGCTTCTTGGCTCATCATGCCCTAAGCAGCAACTTGATGGTGCCGTGGCTTTATGCAAGTTGGCCAACAAAGCTATGGCTCTGTCTCCTATTGATGCTGCTCCTCCATCCCCAACACCTCAG GTCTATTTGGGAGAGCAGTATGTAAACAATGCTACCTTATCAGATGTTACATTTTTAGTTGAAG GTAAACGGTTTTATGCCCACAGAATCTGTTTACTCGCTTCTTCAGACGCATTTCGTGCAATGTTTGATGGTGGTTATAGG GAGAAGGATGCAAGGGACATTGAGATACCAAATATTAGATGGGAGGTCTTTGAGCTGATGATGAG ATTTATATATACTGGATCAGTTGATCTCACTGTTGAAATTGCTCAAGATCTCCTCCGAGCAGCTGATCAGTATCTTTTAGAAGGGCTTAAGAGACTATGTGAATACACAATTGCACAG GATGTATCACTGGAGAGTGTGTCAAATATGTATGAACTTTCGGAAGCCTTCAATGCTATATCATTGAGACACACATGCATCCTTTTTATCTTGGAGCACTTCGATAAATTAAGTGCAACACCAGG ACACACTGATTTGATTCAGCGTACAATACCAGAGATCCGCAATTACTTTGTTAAAGCTCTTACAAAGGGGAACTCCAACATCCAGGCATAG
- the LOC127076825 gene encoding ARM REPEAT PROTEIN INTERACTING WITH ABF2 isoform X1 yields MELQKRPDHNLPEKKGQKRKLEEESQQDSQISLPPTGDARDALISDVNQHVSILLSTFSWNDSDRASAKRATHALADLAKNEEVVNVIVEGGAVPALIKHLQPPPLPEHGAPKPFEHEVEKGSAFALGLLAVKPEHQQLIVDNGALKHLVDLLKRHNNGLTSRAINSLIRRAADAITNLAHENSSIKTRVRTEGGIPPLVHLLEFADTKVQRAAAGALRTLAFKNDENKNQIVECNSLPTLILMLRSEDAAIHYEAVGVIGNLVHSSPNIKKEVILAGALQPVIGLLSSCCSESQREAALLLGQFAATDSDCKVHIVQRGAVRPLIEMLQSPDVQLREMSAFALGRLAQDTHNQAGIAHTGGLVPLLKLLDSKNGSLQHNAAFALYGLAENEDNVPDFIRVGGIKKLQDGEFIIQATKDCVSKTLKRLEEKIHGRVLNHLLYLIRVSEKAFQRRVALALAHLCSADDQRKIFIDHNGLELLIGLLGSSCPKQQLDGAVALCKLANKAMALSPIDAAPPSPTPQVYLGEQYVNNATLSDVTFLVEGKRFYAHRICLLASSDAFRAMFDGGYREKDARDIEIPNIRWEVFELMMRFIYTGSVDLTVEIAQDLLRAADQYLLEGLKRLCEYTIAQDVSLESVSNMYELSEAFNAISLRHTCILFILEHFDKLSATPGHTDLIQRTIPEIRNYFVKALTKGNSNIQA; encoded by the exons ATGGAGCTTCAGAAGCGTCCAGATCATAACCTACCGGAGAAGAAAGGCCAGAAAAGGAAACTGGAGGAGGAATCTCAACAGGACTCACAGATCTCTCTTCCTCCCACCGGAGACGCACGCGACGCACTTATATCCGACGTCAACCAACACGTTTCAATTCTCCTTTCTACTTTTTCATGGAACGATTCCGATAGAGCTTCTGCTAAGCGCGCCACTCACGCCCTCGCCGATCTTGCCAAAAACG AGGAAGTTGTGAATGTGATTGTTGAAGGAGGCGCCGTTCCGGCTTTGATTAAGCATCTTCAACCGCCTCCTTTGCCTGAACACGGCGCGCCGAAGCCGTTTGAGCATGAGGTCGAGAAAGGGAGCGCATTCGCACTTGGACTTCTTGCAGTCAAG CCAGAACATCAACAACTCATTGTTGACAACGGTGCTTTGAAGCATCTTGTTGATCTTTTGAAGAGGCATAATAATGGCTTAACATCACGTGCCATTAATAGTCTCATTCGGAGGGCTGCAGATGCCATCACTAACCTTGCTCATGAGAACAGCAGTATTAAAACCCGTGTTAG GACGGAAGGTGGGATTCCACCATTAGTTCATTTGCTTGAATTTGCGGATACAAAAGTGCAAAGAGCAGCTGCTGGTGCATTACGGACCCTCGCTtttaaaaatgatgaaaataaGAATCAG ATTGTTGAATGCAATTCTCTTCCAACTCTGATTCTGATGCTTCGGTCAGAAGATGCTGCTATTCATTATGAAGCG GTTGGTGTGATCGGAAATCTGGTCCACTCCTCCCCCAATATAAAGAAAGAAGTTATTCTTGCTGGAGCCTTACAACCCGTTATTGGATTACTTAG CTCTTGTTGCTCTGAAAGCCAGAGGGAAGCAGCGTTGTTACTTGGACAGTTTGCAGCCACTGATTCAGACTGTAAG GTTCACATTGTACAGAGAGGTGCTGTTCGACCTCTGATAGAGATGCTTCAGTCTCCTGATGTTCAACTCAGAGAAATGTCTGCTTTTGCATTGGGGAGATTGGCACAG GACACACATAACCAAGCTGGTATTGCACATACTGGTGGCTTAGTGCCATTGCTGAAGCTTCTTGACTCAAAAAATGGGTCTTTGCAGCATAATGCTGCTTTTGCTCTTTATGGCCTTGCAGAGAACGAG GATAATGTGCCCGACTTTATTAGGGTAGGCGGAATTAAGAAACTCCAGGATGGAGAGTTCATTATTCAA GCAACTAAGGATTGTGTTTCTAAGACATTGAAAAGACTAGAAGAGAAGATTCATGGTCGT GTGCTGAACCATTTATTATATCTTATACGGGTTTCAGAAAAGGCATTCCAAAGACGAGTTGCTTTGGCTCTTGCCCATCTTTGTTCTGCAGACGACCAGAGAAAAATATTTATTGACCACAACG GACTGGAGTTGCTTATTGGGCTTCTTGGCTCATCATGCCCTAAGCAGCAACTTGATGGTGCCGTGGCTTTATGCAAGTTGGCCAACAAAGCTATGGCTCTGTCTCCTATTGATGCTGCTCCTCCATCCCCAACACCTCAG GTCTATTTGGGAGAGCAGTATGTAAACAATGCTACCTTATCAGATGTTACATTTTTAGTTGAAG GTAAACGGTTTTATGCCCACAGAATCTGTTTACTCGCTTCTTCAGACGCATTTCGTGCAATGTTTGATGGTGGTTATAGG GAGAAGGATGCAAGGGACATTGAGATACCAAATATTAGATGGGAGGTCTTTGAGCTGATGATGAG ATTTATATATACTGGATCAGTTGATCTCACTGTTGAAATTGCTCAAGATCTCCTCCGAGCAGCTGATCAGTATCTTTTAGAAGGGCTTAAGAGACTATGTGAATACACAATTGCACAG GATGTATCACTGGAGAGTGTGTCAAATATGTATGAACTTTCGGAAGCCTTCAATGCTATATCATTGAGACACACATGCATCCTTTTTATCTTGGAGCACTTCGATAAATTAAGTGCAACACCAGG ACACACTGATTTGATTCAGCGTACAATACCAGAGATCCGCAATTACTTTGTTAAAGCTCTTACAAAGGGGAACTCCAACATCCAGGCATAG